In Aspergillus nidulans FGSC A4 chromosome IV, a single window of DNA contains:
- a CDS encoding inositol-3-phosphate synthase INO1 (transcript_id=CADANIAT00000742) produces the protein MAPHANLDVAANGAVNGSAQTARAPLFTVNSPNVEYTETEIKSTYAYHTTDVTRSAEGKLIATPKAATYHFKVDRKVGKVGLMLVGWGGNNGSTVTAGIIANRRKLSWETKEGPRAANYYGSLVMSSTIKLGTDSKTGEEINIPFNDMLPMVHPNDLVIGGWDISSMNLADSMDRAQVLEPTLKQLVRKEMAEMKPLPSVYYPDFIAANQEDRADNVLEGSKASWAHVEKIQADIRNFKAENGLDKVIVMWTANTERYADILPGVNDTAENLVNSIKSGHTEVSPSTVFAVACILDNTPFINGSPQNTFVPGAIELAEKHNAFIGGDDFKSGQTKMKSALVDFLINAGIKLTSIASYNHLGNNDGKNLSSQKQFRVQGDFQV, from the exons ATGGCTCCCCACGCAAACTTGGATGTTGCTGCCAATGGCGCCGTGAACGGGTCCGCCCAAACTGCTCGCGCCCCTCTGTTTACCGTCAACTCGCCCAACGTCGAGTACACCGAGACGGAAATCAAGAGTACTTATGCTTACCATACCACCGATGTCACTCGCTCTGCCGAAGGCAAGCTTATCGCTACTCCTAAGGCGGCCACCTATCACTTCAAGGTTGACCGTAAGGTTGGCAAGGTTGGTCTGATGTTGGTCGGTTGGGGTGGAAACAACGGTTCCACTGTGACTGCCGGTATCATCGCCAATCGTCGGAAGCTTTCCTGGGAGACCAAGGAAGGGCCCCGTGCTGCCAACTACTACGGTTCCCTTGTCATGAGCTCGACCATTAAGCTTGGAACCGACTCCAAGACTGGCGAGGAGATCAACATCCCCTTCAATGACATGTTGCCCATGGTCCACCCCAATGACCTCGTCATTGGTGGCTGGGACATTAGCAGCATGAACCTGGCTGACTCTATGGACCGTGCCCAGGTCCTTGAGCCCACCCTGAAGCAGCTTGTCCGTAAGGAAATGGCTGAGATGAAGCCTTTGCCCAGCGTTTACTACCCTGACTTCATCGCTGCCAACCAGGAGGATCGTGCCGACAACGTCCTCGAGGGCAGCAAGGCCTCGTGGGCTCATGTTGAGAAGATTCAGGCGGATATCCG CAATTTCAAGGCCGAAAATGGTCTTGACAAGGTGATTGTCATGTGGACGGCCAACACTGAACGCTACGCCGACATTCTCCCTGGCGTCAACGACACTGCTGAGAACCTGGTCAACTCCATTAAGTCCGGTCACACCGAGGTTTCTCCCTCTACCGTCTTCGCTGTTGCTTGTATCCTCGACAACACTCCTTTCATCAACGGGTCTCCCCAGAATACCTTTGTTCCTGGTGCGATTGAGCTTGCCGAGAAGCACAACGCCTTCATCGGTGGCGATGACTTCAAGTCTGGCCAGACCAAAATGAAGTCTGCCCTGGTTGACTTCTTGATCAACGCTGGTATCAAGCTTACCTCGATCGCCAGTTACAACCACCTTGGTAACAATGACGGCAAGAACTTGAGCTCCCAGAAGCAGTTCCGCGTCCAAGGAGATTTCCAAGTCTAA
- a CDS encoding uncharacterized protein (transcript_id=CADANIAT00000743) gives MASDMGDLPMIKCSDCGVNVDILAMGDHVCAKSANVIPRTLSPPPPPPKSMRRPTLGAQDSWSSKPGRAEPPSSIDSLRANHSFLEPSTGQDGSLYPSPLSSASGSRSPLRTAPVSHDSSADDSGEGIPSFPLPRSMSGRRVNGMAVKEEPGYTDAVNRSLDHPPHSAHLPLNRDGEQPPPPLPKDDVSFAHKHTVSVDSRSSYRTSLASTRYGDRSSKRSTAISSRRPSFGSVALAGYRYEEDIPPIPQSPPRPFYHSVFSDSSMSDISAKRDGKNEVHSGFDFGGALDKPAASPLRVSSAANSERLSSSRGSAELFFSSPAQSTYGPPLDLPESEFRSETPAESAKVEYKAFRPSASDYLQPNPSDPNGQGDTRRKNSDATDDSAISVSNFARALGLDINDEGVEDSTSSDSSPSETRSGTSLSSIQSDVSSSRRKPSDLSRLGPVVEDPRNETGAKTENLDKSQSESHTALEPPRIPENNFSPDSPTDPALSKGGDLSLVSEISQNSKISQGPRSPQSPLSPQSAQNLEEVEEQKPLARAATEPTPRPQQPKPRGPCRGCGEMIIGKSISSADGRLTGRYHRACFVCFQCRLPFETNDFYVLKDRPYCAQHYHERNGSICAGCHEGIEGEYLETNERTGPGPGDTQKFHLDCLRCRTCNIDLQGEYYEWNGYVYCERDARRAAASVSPHGFRRPTMPSSPLGPPGPGMPMPPPSRGRPPPPGYPGPGRGRGRGPRPPGPPGPYGPGPGRSGRPGPGPAPYGRPPPSPNNLGLPGQAPGGARRFPERRTTRLMNMI, from the exons ATGGCATCAGACATGGGCGACTTGCCCATGATCAAATGCTCTGACTGTGGGGTCAACGTTGACATCCTTGCGATGGGGGATCATGTCTGCGCCAAATCTGCAAACG TTATACCGCGAACGCTGtcccctcccccacctccTCCTAAGTCGATGCGGAGGCCGACATTAGGGGCGCAAGATTCATGGTCATCGAAACCTGGGCGAGCAGAGCCGCCATCAAGTATCGACTCTCTAAGAGCTA ACCACTCGTTCCTAGAGCCAAGTACTGGGCAAGACGGCAGTCTTTATCCCTCTCCCCTTTCATCAGCTTCAGGATCGCGCTCTCCGCTCCGGACAGCCCCAGTGTCCCATGACTCTAGTGCGGACGATAGCGGCGAGGGCATCCCGAGCTTCCCTTTACCTCGGTCAATGTCGGGAAGACGGGTGAACGGCATGGCCGTGAAAGAGGAACCTGGATATACGGACGCAGTGAACAGGAGTCTTGACCATCCACCGCATAGCGCGCATTTACCACTCAACAGAGATGGGGAACAGCCACCACCGCCGTTACCGAAGGACGATGTCTCGTTCGCGCATAAACACACTGTTTCTGTAgacagcaggagcagctATAGAACGTCCTTAGCGAGCACCCGGTACGGCGACCGCAGCTCGAAAAGATCGACCGCAATCTCCAGTCGGCGACCATCGTTTGGGAGTGTCGCTTTAGCTGGGTATAGATATGAGGAAGATATACCCCCAATTCCGCAATCTCCACCCCGTCCGTTTTATCATTCAGTTTTCTCAGATTCCTCAATGTCAGATATATCGGCAAAGAGGGATGGAAAGAACGAAGTCCACAGCGGATTTGATTTCGGTGGTGCGCTCGATAAACCTGCAGCCAGCCCTTTACGAGTTTCTTCGGCTGCGAACTCGGAACGCCTCAGCAGTTCGCGCGGATCTGCCGAGTTATTCTTTAGCAGTCCGGCGCAAAGCACATACGGCCCACCCCTCGATCTTCCCGAGTCCGAATTTCGGTCGGAGACACCGGCTGAATCTGCGAAGGTCGAATATAAAGCCTTCAGACCTTCAGCTTCCGACTATCTACAGCCAAACCCTTCGGACCCGAATGGGCAAGGAGACACGCGCAGGAAGAATTCGGACGCTACTGATGACAGCGCTATATCGGTTTCTAACTTTGCTCGCGCTCTTGGTTTGGACATTAACGATGAGGGTGTGGAAGATTCAACTTCTTCTGATTCGTCACCCTCAGAAACTAGAAGTGGCACTTCCCTATCAAGCATTCAATCCGACGTCAGCTCGTCCAGGCGGAAACCATCCGATCTAAGTCGTCTAGGTCCCGTCGTTGAAGACCCTCGGAACGAAACTGGGGCGAAAACAGAGAACCTGGATAAAAGCCAGTCAGAAAGTCATACGGCCCTTGAACCGCCTCGCATCCCCGAGAACAACTTCAGCCCTGACTCACCGACAGACCCGGCCCTGTCGAAAGGTGGCGATTTGTCTCTAGTCTCTGAAATCTCTCAGAACAGCAAGATTTCGCAAGGGCCCCGAAGCCCCCAAAGCCCCTTGAGTCCTCAAAGCGCCCAGAACTTagaagaggtggaagagcaaAAACCCTTAGCGCGAGCTGCTACAGAACCCACACCCCGCCCACAACAACCCAAGCCACGTGGGCCATGCCGTGGCTGCGGCGAGATGATCATTGGCAagtccatctcctccgctgaCGGCCGCCTGACAGGCCGCTATCACCGCGCCTGCTTCGTCTGCTTCCAATGCCGCCTCCCCTTCGAAACAAACGACTTTTACGTGCTCAAGGACCGACCCTACTGCGCCCAACACTACCACGAACGCAACGGCTCGATTTGCGCTGGATGTCACGAAGGTATCGAAGGCGAATACCTTGAGACAAACGAACGCACTGGTCCTGGGCCCGGCGATACCCAGAAATTCCACCTCGACTGCCTTCGTTGTCGTACCTGCAACATCGACCTCCAAGGCGAGTACTACGAATGGAACGGCTATGTTTACTGCGAGCGAGATGCCAGGCGCGCCGCTGCTTCCGTCTCTCCCCACGGCTTCCGCCGCCCAACTATGCCTTCATCCCCTCTTGGTCCTCCTGGGCCCGGCATGCCTATGCCCCCTCCTTCTCGCGGCCGACCACCCCCGCCAGGATATCCCGGTCCTGGCCGAGGCCGAGGTCGTGGGCCTCGTCCTCCAGGCCCGCCAGGCCCGTACGGCCCTGGACCTGGCCGTAGCGGCAGACCAGGTCCTGGTCCAGCTCCATATGGACGTCCCCCGCCCTCTCCGAACAACCTCGGACTACCAGGGCAAGCACCTGGTGGCGCCCGCCGTTTCCCAGAACGACGGACCACAAGACTTATGAATATGATTTGA
- a CDS encoding uncharacterized protein (transcript_id=CADANIAT00000744) — protein sequence MDSPKRARNRAACKRCQRRKIRCDGNIPSCSSCLKAGVPCINDGKQEVHRSHIAGMENRIKWLESIVQNRCPDIDLSCGPGSARESLDDGMQTETVNEPTEPYTRDYHQASHDPLQASRNPQIEVSPRVVITGDQEASRACSQPAVNEESHQAHEIGLVSLSPGGERRYIGPSSGYFFAKRILDNAGCRGGPRISTTAALDSAHLSLELLNTPAAMPVQKQSTIELTTKYFQTIHLLYPFLHEQMHMDAINRVYACQDKNPLETFQVYMVLAIASLNLSRQCKVRLPVEGYYASAMKHVDYVCNHGSVTSLQCLLLLMVYALYNPSCNIDIWNLNYQCLASVIDLGLQRDVRASSTLQISMFDQEMRTRIFWVVYTFDRTVCTMMGRPIGIRDEACDIRFPLAISDHDLIKIGKDTQTYGESTSHMSYSIHLFKLAQLNSEIKYIMHSINRSVPAYALPVIRDILSWQQEMVQSLDSWFAAIPPQPPGVSAEIVLLCKAKYHETMILLLRSSPGIPNPSDAVLDECFNHALGLLRKFSELYTIGSLLYSRLAVHSIFVGALVMLNCIWKLPAAAARVPVDELISNFNTTQNILSGIGEHWSEAMRARDCVKELSTATIQRLLRTQPGQPQSSTSQPLYYPIHRSTGQAAIEGHADVHGAAIHVTHSELNTGFDPSASNSEFSNLFDDFLQGDFMGYSGMSDIDGLMWEIFNSAAP from the exons ATGGACTCGCCGAAGAGGGCACGGAATCGTGCCGCCTGTAAACGCTGCCAGCGACGGAAAATCCGC TGTGATGGAAATAttccctcctgcagctcctgcttaAAGGCTGGCGTTCCATGCATCAATGATGGCAAGCAGGAGGTTCACAGATC GCACATCGCAGGCATGGAGAATCGAATCAAGTGGCTTGAGTCCATTGTACAAAATAGATGCCCCGATATCGACTTAAGCTGCGGCCCTGGAAGCGCACGAGAATCACTGGACGATGGAATGCAGACGGAAACGGTCAATGAACCCACAGAACCTTACACCAGAGATTACCACCAAGCATCGCATGACCCCCTTCAGGCAAGCAGAAACCCACAAATTGAGGTTAGTCCACGGGTTGTGATTACCGGGGACCAGGAAGCTTCACGCGCTTGTTCACAACCTGCAGTAAATGAGGAATCTCATCAAGCGCACGAGATCGGGCTCGTGTCCCTATCTCCAGGAGGTGAGCGTCGGTATATCGGCCCCTCCAGTGGCTATTTCTTTGCGAAACGGATTCTCGATAATGCTGGTTGCCGTGGTGGCCCAAGGATCTCAACGACTGCCGCCTTAGACTCTGCTCATCTGTCTCTTGAGCTTTTAAATACCCCAGCGGCAATGCCGGTTCAGAAGCAAAGCACAATTGAACTAACGACCAAATACTTTCAAACAATCCACCTTCTATACCCCTTTCTACATGAACAGATGCATATGGACGCCATCAACCGGGTTTACGCATGTCAGGACAAGAACCCGCTGGAAACGTTCCAAGTTTATATGGTTTTGGCCATCGCTTCTCTGAATCTCTCACGCCAATGCAAGGTGCGTCTCCCGGTTGAGGGATATTACGCGTCGGCGATGAAGCATGTCGACTATGTCTGCAACCACGGTTCCGTGACGTCCCTCCAGTGCTTACTTCTCCTGATGGTATATGCATTATACAATCCGAGCTGCAATATCGACATCTGGAATCTCAATTATCAGTGCCTCGCGAGCGTGATTGACCTGGGGCTTCAGCGTGACGttcgagcttcttcaacattaCAAATATCGATGTTCGATCAAGAGATGCGAACGCGTATATTCTGGGTTGTTTACACGTTCGATCGAACAGTATGCACTATGATGGGCCGACCGATTGGCATTAGAGACGAGGCCTGCGATATCAGG TTTCCCCTCGCGATATCGGATCATGACCTTATCAAGATTGGCAAGGATACTCAGACGTACGGAGAGTCAACTTCCCACATGTCGTACTCAATCCACCTATTTAAGTTAGCTCAGTTGAACTCGGAGATAAAGTACATCATGCATAGCATCAACCGCAGCGTTCCAGCTTATGCGCTCCCAGTCATCCGAGACATTCTAAGCTGGCAACAAGAAATGGTCCAGTCCTTGGACAGCTGGTTCGCTGCAATCCCTCCACAACCGCCCGGTGTCAGCGCGGAGATAGTGCTCTTATGCAAGGCAAAATATCACGAGACAATGATTTTGTTATTACGGTCAAGTCCTGGGATTCCAAACCCGTCTGACGCAGTCCTTGACGAATGCTTCAACCATGCCCTTGGTCTACTTCGAAAGTTCAGCGAGCTCTACACGATAGGGAGTCTCCTTTACAGCCGACTAGCTGTGCACTCAATCTTCGTCGGTGCCCTGGTAATGCTTAATTGCATATGGAAACTGCCAGCGGCAGCCGCGAGGGTCCCTGTGGACGAGTTGATCTCGAACTTCAATACCACACAGAATATCCTCAGTGGCATCGGCGAGCACTGGTCTGAGGCTATGAGAGCGCGCGATTGCGTCAAAGAGCTATCCACCGCGACGATTCAGAGGCTATTGAGAACGCAGCCAGGTCAACCACAGTCATCTACGTCACAGCCATTATACTATCCTATCCACAGAAGTACTGGTCAAGCTGCGATAGAAGGGCACGCAGATGTTCATGGAGCCGCAATTCACGTGACTCATAGCGAGCTAAATACGGGTTTCGATCCATCTGCTTCCAATTCTGAGTTCTCAAACCTGTTTGATGATTTCCTGCAGGGCGATTTTATGGGTTATAGCGGAAtgtctgatattgatgggCTCATGTGGGAGATATTTAACAGCGCTGCACCATGA
- a CDS encoding Dabb family protein (transcript_id=CADANIAT00000745), with protein sequence MLNDDAVLFKFRSGVTLEQKNKFIRELKTLKNLPSVKNGRLIVGSPSATDPIERSKGFQIALVSYHENLAALAEYQASEDHHRVTSTYFIPYKEDLIRFDFEVDVEDEYMCGGNRFGSSANLTDLLRQTFFSTSSTSTGSFTYGRNCQDVSTRFTIGHLEA encoded by the exons ATGCTGAACGATGATGCAGTGCTTTTCAAATTCCGCTCCGGTGTCACTTTAGAGCAGAAGAACAAGTTTATTCGAGAGCTCAAGACACTGAAGAATCTACCTTCAGTCAAGAATGGACGGCTCATTGTCGGTAGCCCCAGCGCCACGGATCCCATTGAACGAAGCAAAGGGTTTCAAATAGCTCTTGTGAGTTACCACGAAAACCTGGCGGCTCTGGCAGAATACCAAGCCAGCGAGGACCATCACCG GGTAACGTCTACATACTTCATTCCGTACAAGGAGGATTTGATTCGATTTGATTTTGAGGTAGATGTTGAGGACGAATATATGT GTGGTGGCAACCGGTTCGGGAGCTCCGCTAACCTAACGGATCTTCTCCGTCAGACCTTTTTCTCCACATCTTCTACTTCCACAGGCTCGTTTACGTACGGGCGCAATTGTCAAGACGTAAGCACCAGATTTACAATTGGACATTTAGAGGCCTAA
- a CDS encoding CCR4-NOT core DEDD family RNase subunit POP2 (transcript_id=CADANIAT00000746), which translates to MPPPVGRYGPTGLTGPYSHLAQQQAHLQQQQQAQHHPAHAQSSNTALPPPSLGVHPGFTTANANANMNPFTLAGAGVGNGMSVAGFGAAGDGGGTGLASHAAQMGFARGAQMQQQQLHQAHDGRFTLEGKGGGVKTRIRDVWKHNLAQEMAVLRHLVERYPYISMDTEFPGIVARPIGSFTNKADYHYQTLRCNVDLLKMIQLGITLFSPKGEVPPPDATDANGQPLGNGLVPAPCTWQFNFRFSLEEDMYAQESTAMLAKAGIDFATHEKNGIDPLEFGALLISSGLVLLDDVHWISFHSGYDFGYLMKIMLCQALPENEEEFHKLLNIFFPSLYDIKYLMKHATRNQAVNDSPLTPAAAQIISNLGQKSGLQDIADELGVKRVGIAHQAGSDSLVTGEIFWKMRQLVFNGKIDDSKYSGQIWGLNGQMPTVTYHNNPHQTPNLNGATIYSAAGGVLGQYQMAKS; encoded by the exons ATGCCCCCTCCCGTCGGCCGATACGGGCCTACCGGTCTCACCGGGCCCTATTCACATctagcacagcagcaggctcatctccagcaacaacagcaagcGCAGCATCACCCAGCACACGCCCAGTCTAGCAACAcagctcttccacctccctcGCTTGGCGTACACCCTGGTTTCACAACGGCGAACGCGAACGCAAATATGAACCCGTTTACGTTAGCTGGTGCCGGGGTTGGGAATGGAATGTCCGTCGCGGGATTCGGAGCCGCGGGGGATGGTGGAGGAACGGGGCTCGCGAGCCATGCGGCTCAGATGGGGTTTGCGAGAGGCGcgcagatgcagcagcagcaattaCATCAGGCGCATGATGGGCGGTTTACACTTGAGGGGAAGGGTGGTGGCGTAAAGACAAGGATACGTGACGTGTGGAAACACAATCTTGCCCAGGAGATGGCGGTTTTGAGACATCTTGTCGAGAGGTACCCTTATATCAGCATG GATACAGAATTCCCCGGAATCGTCGCACGCCCGATCGGTTCTTTCACGAACAAGGCAGACTACCACTACCAAACATTAAGATGCAATGTcgacttgttgaagatgatacAGCTCGGGATCACGCTTTTTTCGCCGAAAGGGGAAGTCCCACCGCCAGATGCCACCGATGCGAATGGCCAGCCATTAGGAAATGGCCTGGTACCTGCACCTTGCACATGGCAGTTCAACTTCCGGTTTTCACTAGAAGAGGACATGTACGCACAGGAATCAACGGCAATGTTAGCAAAAGCCGGCATTGACTTTGCAACGCATGAGAAGAACGGTATCGACCCGCTTGAATTTGGAGCACTGCTGATTAGCTCTGGACTGGTATTATTGGATGATGTCCATTGGATCTCGTTCCATTCCGGGTACGACTTTGGCTACCTGATGAAGATTATGCTCTGTCAAGCGCTTCCAGAGAATGAGGAAGAATTCCATAAGCTCCTCAacatcttcttcccatcGCTATATGACATCAAATACTTGATGAAACACGCAACACGCAACCAAGCTGTCAATGACTCACCACTAACTCCGGCTGCTGCTCAGATCATCTCCAATCTCGGGCAAAAGTCTGGGCTTCAGGACATCGCAGACGAGCTTGGAGTGAAAAGGGTTGGCATCGCACACCAAGCCGGATCGGACTCCCTCGTCACAGGGGAGATTTTCTGGAAGATGCGTCAATTGGTCTTCAACGGCAAGATCGACGACTCCAAGTACTCTGGGCAGATATGGGGCTTGAACGGTCAAATGCCGACTGTGACATACCATAATAATCCGCACCAAACACCCAATCTCAACGGCGCCACAATATACTCAGCTGCTG GTGGAGTCCTAGGACAATATCAGATGGCCAAGTCGTGA
- a CDS encoding NADH dehydrogenase [ubiquinone] 1 beta subcomplex subunit 3 (transcript_id=CADANIAT00000747): protein MPAPNPTGFDINEFKAAANPRSVWAKRDPWARHEAWRYTGPFSRFNRFRNIFPGFGIATVAFAGYCAYEHFFIKDDHHHGDSHH, encoded by the exons ATGCCTGCTCCCAATCCCACCGGCTTTGACATCAACGAGTTCAAGGCCGCGGCCAACCCGCGGTCGGTTTGGGCCAAGAGGGACCCATGGGCTCGACA TGAGGCGTGGAGGTACACCGGTCCATTCAGCCGCTTCAACCGATTCAGGAACATTTTCCCTGGCTTCGGTATCGCTACCGTTGCGTTCGCCGGCTACTGCGCCTACGAGCACTTCTTCATAAAAGACGATCACCACCACGGCGATAGCCATCACTGA
- a CDS encoding WD40 repeat domain-containing protein (transcript_id=CADANIAT00000748): protein MSSSDPNRQNEEDAFIDADEAEEVFTRDEDHPMESDGEDVDGDQEMTFEDQEIELHNDSAAHFDAHTDSIFCIAQHPIHNAIVVTGSGDDSAYLFDSTPNSEKPVLPASYESDPQPRRERESLQPLLRMEGHSDSVNAVAFTEPRGEYVLTAGLDGKLRAWRDTTPKLDGMAWAFVAEVQEVEEINWVAVCPTGSGQGENDEKANVIALGGSDGSAWVFRINHKDASEPISIVQSFFQHTGPCTAGAWTPDGNLLATVSEDGSFYVYDVFGAAAAAGVSYSAGTSAVVGLTAEDQRFAVEGGLYSVAIAPGGGFAAVGGAEGHIKIVGLPRLGQAGAGAGAGASSKAKGRPATQTSAATAGTLLASLQPQTDSVETLSFSAPPLTLLAAGSVDGSIALFDTAHRFAVRRHIKEAHEGAVVKVEFLQSRAAVAPSVRPSPLAAATAGHRSYLLTSVGIDGVVRRWDARGGTTAAAQGMLTEWKGHLGLTENDEGEQAGGIMGFVQGFDGKRVVTAGDDGISLVFEE, encoded by the coding sequence ATGTCGTCCTCAGACCCTAACCGCCaaaacgaagaagacgccTTCATTGACGCCgacgaggcagaagaggtCTTCACCCGCGATGAAGACCACCCCATGGAGTCCGACGGCGAAGATGTCGATGGTGACCAAGAAATGACGTTTGAAGACCAAGAGATTGAGCTCCATAATGACTCTGCTGCCCACTTCGACGCTCATACAGATTCAATCTTCTGTATCGCGCAACACCCAATCCATAATGCCATTGTTGTTACGGGGTCAGGAGATGACAGCGCCTACCTTTTCGACTCAACCCCGAATTCTGAGAAGCCAGTCCTACCTGCCAGCTACGAGAGTGATCCACAGCCGCGGAGGGAGCGAGAATCGCTGCAGcctttgttgaggatggaAGGACATAGTGACAGTGTCAATGCGGTAGCGTTTACTGAGCCGCGCGGCGAGTATGTTCTTACGGCAGGACTTGATGGGAAGCTGCGTGCTTGGAGAGATACAACACCGAAGCTTGACGGAATGGCGTGGGCGTTTGTGGCTGAAGTACAGGAGGTAGAGGAAATCAACTGGGTTGCTGTTTGTCCCACCGGAAGTGGACAAGGCGAGAACGACGAGAAGGCGAACGTTATTGCGCTTGGTGGTAGCGATGGCAGTGCGTGGGTGTTCCGGATTAATCATAAAGACGCGTCGGAGCCCATATCGATTGTGCAGAGTTTCTTCCAGCACACAGGCCCTTGTACTGCTGGGGCGTGGACGCCTGATGGAAACCTTCTTGCAACTGTCTCCGAGGACGGTAGCTTCTATGTTTACGATGTGTTTGGTGCTGCTGCGGCCGCTGGCGTCTCATACTCTGCTGGAACGAGTGCGGTTGTCGGATTGACGGCCGAGGATCAGCGGTTTGCTGTTGAGGGTGGTCTCTACTCTGTTGCGATTGCACCCGGTGGTGGCTTTGCAGCTGTCGGTGGGGCTGAGGGGCACATCAAAATCGTCGGCCTTCCGCGTCTCGGCCaagctggtgctggtgccggCGCCGGTGCTTCTTCCAAAGCAAAAGGCAGGCCTGCTACACAAACCTCCGCTGCTACAGCGGGTACTCTTCTCGCGTCGCTTCAGCCTCAGACGGACAGCGTCGAGACCCTCTCATTTTCCGCTCCTCCGTTAACTCTGCTTGCGGCTGGCTCTGTTGATGGCTCGATTGCGCTCTTCGACACAGCTCATCGGTTCGCTGTTCGTCGACATATCAAGGAGGCACACGAGGGTGCCGTGGTGAAGGTTGAGTTCTTACAAAGTCGCGCGGCGGTCGCACCATCAGTTCGCCCGAGTCCTTTGGCTGCGGCGACTGCGGGTCACCGGTCATATCTCCTAACATCCGTTGGTATCGACGGTGTTGTCAGAAGATGGGATGCTCGTGGTGGCACTACCGCCGCTGCCCAGGGAATGTTGACTGAATGGAAAGGGCATCTTGGCCTCACAGAAAACGACGAGGGCGAACAAGCGGGTGGAATCATGGGTTTTGTTCAGGGATTTGATGGAAAGAGGGTAGTTACGGCTGGTGATGATGGTATCTCATTGGTTTTCGAGGAGTAG